Proteins from a single region of bacterium:
- the atpA gene encoding F0F1 ATP synthase subunit alpha, translating to MPEIKATEISSIIKDQIAGYEKELKTEEVGTVIQVGDGIARIYGLENAMAGELVEFPEAGIYGMVLNLEEDCVGAVILGADINIKEGYQAKLTGRAVEVPVGEALCGRVVNALGEPIDEKGPIKPKEFRAIESRAPGVTERIPVKEPIQTGLKAIDAMIPIGRGQRELIISDRQLGKTAILVDTILNQKDTDVHCIYVAIGQKQSSVAQVVKVLEDSGAMDKTIIVSATANVPVSLQYIAPYSGCAMGEYFRDTGRHALVIYDDLSKHAIAYRQMSLLLRRPPGREAYPGDVFYLHSRLLERAAKLNDEKGGGSLTALPVIETQAGDVSAYIPTNVISITDGQIYLEGGLFYSGVRPAINVGLSVSRVGSSAQTKAMRQVAGKLRLDLAQYRELAAFAQFSSDLDKTTQNLLSRGERMVEILKQDQYLPMPLGKQVMIIYAGVNGYLDDLPVKECSIFEEGFLKFMDEYHPQIGKEIGEQKILSQPLEDELKAAILEFKEKFAKEKEEHAHKVLGITV from the coding sequence CCAGAAATAAAGGCAACAGAAATTAGTTCTATTATTAAAGACCAGATTGCAGGCTATGAAAAGGAACTAAAAACAGAAGAAGTAGGCACTGTTATTCAAGTGGGCGATGGAATAGCCAGGATATATGGTCTTGAAAATGCAATGGCTGGAGAATTAGTCGAATTCCCGGAGGCAGGTATTTACGGAATGGTGTTAAATCTTGAAGAAGATTGTGTGGGTGCTGTTATTTTAGGGGCAGATATTAATATCAAAGAAGGCTATCAGGCTAAATTGACCGGACGGGCAGTGGAAGTCCCTGTTGGCGAGGCATTGTGCGGACGGGTAGTAAATGCCCTCGGAGAACCTATTGATGAAAAAGGACCTATTAAACCAAAGGAATTCAGGGCAATTGAATCAAGAGCCCCTGGTGTAACCGAACGGATCCCGGTCAAAGAACCTATCCAAACCGGCCTCAAAGCAATAGATGCAATGATCCCTATTGGTAGGGGACAACGCGAACTGATTATCAGTGATAGACAGCTGGGTAAAACGGCTATTTTAGTCGATACAATCCTCAATCAAAAAGATACAGATGTCCATTGTATCTATGTGGCTATTGGACAAAAGCAATCCAGCGTAGCTCAGGTAGTTAAAGTATTAGAGGATTCTGGTGCAATGGATAAAACTATTATTGTTTCTGCCACCGCTAATGTACCTGTGTCATTACAATATATTGCCCCTTATTCGGGGTGTGCGATGGGAGAATATTTCCGGGATACAGGCAGACATGCCCTTGTTATCTATGATGATTTATCAAAACATGCTATTGCTTATCGCCAGATGTCTCTTTTGCTTCGCAGACCACCAGGTCGAGAGGCATACCCCGGTGATGTTTTTTATCTTCATTCTAGACTACTTGAGCGAGCGGCAAAGTTAAATGATGAAAAAGGTGGCGGCTCACTTACTGCTCTACCGGTCATTGAAACCCAGGCAGGTGATGTCTCTGCCTATATTCCAACTAATGTTATTTCAATTACAGATGGCCAGATTTATTTAGAAGGTGGCTTATTTTATTCAGGGGTTAGACCGGCAATTAATGTGGGATTATCTGTCTCACGGGTTGGTTCTTCGGCTCAAACTAAAGCGATGCGTCAGGTAGCAGGTAAATTACGGCTTGACTTAGCTCAATACCGTGAATTAGCCGCCTTTGCCCAATTCTCATCGGACCTCGATAAAACAACGCAAAATCTGCTATCTCGTGGAGAACGAATGGTAGAAATCCTTAAACAAGACCAATATCTACCTATGCCATTAGGAAAACAGGTAATGATTATCTATGCCGGCGTAAATGGATATCTTGATGACCTTCCAGTTAAAGAATGTTCTATTTTTGAAGAAGGATTTTTAAAATTTATGGATGAATATCATCCTCAAATAGGTAAAGAAATTGGAGAACAAAAAATTCTATCTCAACCACTTGAGGATGAACTAAAGGCGGCTATTTTAGAATTCAAAGAAAAATTCGCTAAAGAAAAGGAAGAGCATGCACATAAGGTATTAGGAATAACTGTTTAA